A single genomic interval of Sebastes umbrosus isolate fSebUmb1 chromosome 11, fSebUmb1.pri, whole genome shotgun sequence harbors:
- the abhd5a gene encoding 1-acylglycerol-3-phosphate O-acyltransferase ABHD5 isoform X2: MSVVGAHSLVSSVWGYVDSTIRWCWIPSWLSSWCPTSQVQLQTAEDMMLRCIDSTFSKQYVPISNGNLLWTLTFSSDRVKDKTPVVLLHGFGSGVGLWAQNLDALSQRRPVFAVDLLGFGQSSRPLFSTDAREAEDQFVESIEQWRAKVGLESMILLGHNLGGYLAVSYSIKYPDRVKHIVLVEPWGFPERPDTVEADRPIPVWIKALGAMFSPFNPLAGLRLVGPLGLTLVQTLRPDFKRKFSSMFSDNTVSEYIYHLNVQTPSGETAFKNMTVPYGWATRPMLQRMDQLQPDIPITIIYGSRSSIDGNSGNTIKGMRPHSHVEIITIRGAGHYVYADQPEDFNNRVLQVFDKVDQIRRAQLLNSGVKGEHQ; this comes from the exons ATGTCCGTTGTTGGTGCTCACAGTCTGGTCAGCAGTGTGTGGGGCTACGTGGACAGCACAATAAG ATGGTGCTGGATCCCCAGCTGGTTGTCGTCATGGTGTCCCACCTCTCAGGTCCAGCTGCAGACTGCAGAGGACATGATGCTGCGAT GTATAGACAGCACTTTCTCCAAACAGTACGTCCCCATCTCCAACGGCAACCTGTTGTGGACCCTGACCTTTAGCAGCGACCGTGTCAAAGACAAAACCCCCGTGGTTCTGCTCCACGGGTTCGGAAGTGGCGTGGGCCTTTGGGCTCAGAACCTGGACGCTCTCTCCCAGCGTCGGCCAGTCTTCGCCGTGGACCTGCTGGGCTTCGGACAGAGCAGCAGGCCTCTGTTCTCCACAGACGCCCGGGAGGCCGAGGACCAGTTTGTGGAGTCCATAGAGCAGTGGAGGGCTAAAGTGGGACTGGAGTCCATGATACTGCTGGGTCACAACCTGGGAGGATACCTGGCTGTGTCATACTCTATTAAATACCCTGACAG AGTGAAGCACATAGTGCTGGTGGAGCCCTGGGGTTTCCCTGAGCGGCCGGACACAGTAGAGGCAGACCGCCCCATCCCGGTGTGGATCAAAGCCCTCGGGGCCATGTTCAGTCCCTTCAACCCCCTGGCTGGACTCAGACTGGTTGGACCGCTCG GGCTCACTCTGGTCCAGACTCTGAGACCCGACTTCAAGAGGAAGTTCTCCTCCATGTTCAGTGACAACACCGTGTCAGAGTACATCTACCACCTGAACGTGCAAACCCCCAG TGGGGAAACCGCCTTTAAGAACATGACCGTTCCCTACGGCTGGGCTACGAGGCCGATGCTGCAGAGGATGGACCAGCTTCAGCCCGACATccccatcaccatcatctaCGGGTCTCGCTCCAGCATAGACGGCAACTCAGGCAACACCATCAAAGGGATGAGGCCACACTCGCATGTGGAGATCATA ACCATCCGTGGCGCCGGACACTACGTATACGCTGACCAGCCGGAGGACTTCAACAACAGAGTTTTGCAAGTGTTTGATAAAGTGGACCAAATCAGACGGGCCCAGTTACTGAACTCTGGAGTAAAAGGGGAACACCAATAA
- the abhd5a gene encoding 1-acylglycerol-3-phosphate O-acyltransferase ABHD5 isoform X1, with product MAERAVTATRGVIQRAMSVVGAHSLVSSVWGYVDSTIRWCWIPSWLSSWCPTSQVQLQTAEDMMLRCIDSTFSKQYVPISNGNLLWTLTFSSDRVKDKTPVVLLHGFGSGVGLWAQNLDALSQRRPVFAVDLLGFGQSSRPLFSTDAREAEDQFVESIEQWRAKVGLESMILLGHNLGGYLAVSYSIKYPDRVKHIVLVEPWGFPERPDTVEADRPIPVWIKALGAMFSPFNPLAGLRLVGPLGLTLVQTLRPDFKRKFSSMFSDNTVSEYIYHLNVQTPSGETAFKNMTVPYGWATRPMLQRMDQLQPDIPITIIYGSRSSIDGNSGNTIKGMRPHSHVEIITIRGAGHYVYADQPEDFNNRVLQVFDKVDQIRRAQLLNSGVKGEHQ from the exons ATGGCCGAGCGAGCGGTGACAGCGACCAGAGG GGTTATTCAGAGAGCGATGTCCGTTGTTGGTGCTCACAGTCTGGTCAGCAGTGTGTGGGGCTACGTGGACAGCACAATAAG ATGGTGCTGGATCCCCAGCTGGTTGTCGTCATGGTGTCCCACCTCTCAGGTCCAGCTGCAGACTGCAGAGGACATGATGCTGCGAT GTATAGACAGCACTTTCTCCAAACAGTACGTCCCCATCTCCAACGGCAACCTGTTGTGGACCCTGACCTTTAGCAGCGACCGTGTCAAAGACAAAACCCCCGTGGTTCTGCTCCACGGGTTCGGAAGTGGCGTGGGCCTTTGGGCTCAGAACCTGGACGCTCTCTCCCAGCGTCGGCCAGTCTTCGCCGTGGACCTGCTGGGCTTCGGACAGAGCAGCAGGCCTCTGTTCTCCACAGACGCCCGGGAGGCCGAGGACCAGTTTGTGGAGTCCATAGAGCAGTGGAGGGCTAAAGTGGGACTGGAGTCCATGATACTGCTGGGTCACAACCTGGGAGGATACCTGGCTGTGTCATACTCTATTAAATACCCTGACAG AGTGAAGCACATAGTGCTGGTGGAGCCCTGGGGTTTCCCTGAGCGGCCGGACACAGTAGAGGCAGACCGCCCCATCCCGGTGTGGATCAAAGCCCTCGGGGCCATGTTCAGTCCCTTCAACCCCCTGGCTGGACTCAGACTGGTTGGACCGCTCG GGCTCACTCTGGTCCAGACTCTGAGACCCGACTTCAAGAGGAAGTTCTCCTCCATGTTCAGTGACAACACCGTGTCAGAGTACATCTACCACCTGAACGTGCAAACCCCCAG TGGGGAAACCGCCTTTAAGAACATGACCGTTCCCTACGGCTGGGCTACGAGGCCGATGCTGCAGAGGATGGACCAGCTTCAGCCCGACATccccatcaccatcatctaCGGGTCTCGCTCCAGCATAGACGGCAACTCAGGCAACACCATCAAAGGGATGAGGCCACACTCGCATGTGGAGATCATA ACCATCCGTGGCGCCGGACACTACGTATACGCTGACCAGCCGGAGGACTTCAACAACAGAGTTTTGCAAGTGTTTGATAAAGTGGACCAAATCAGACGGGCCCAGTTACTGAACTCTGGAGTAAAAGGGGAACACCAATAA